The region GAAGCAGGATTCCGCTATGTAGACGAAGGCCAGGGTGAAGTATTACTTCTGCTGCATGGCTTGTTTGGTGCTCTCAGTAACTGGGACAGCGTCATAAATACGTTTTCAGACCGGTATCGGGTTGTCATTCCGTTGCTGCCCATTTATGAAATGCCCATTCGGCAGGCCAGTCTGGAGGGGTTGGTCGCTTACATCGAAAAATTTGTTGTTCAGAAATCCCTGTCTGACATGACCCTGCTGGGGAACTCCCTGGGCGGTCATCTGGCTATTCTGTACACCTTCAAAAATCCCGAGCAAATCCGGCGTTTAGTATTAACGGGGAGTTCAGGTCTGTTTGAGAACGGTATGGGCGGGTCTTTCCCCAAGCGTGGTAGCTATGATTACATTGCCGAGCGCGTTGCCTACACATTTTACGACCCGAAAGTAGCTTCGAAGGAACTGATTGACGAAGTATTTGAAATAACCAGCAGTATTCCCAAATGTATGAGCATTGTTGCCATTGCCAAGTCGGCACAGCGGAACAATGTAGCGAAGGACCTGCACAAGATTCAGGTACCCACACTGCTCGTATGGGGATTGAACGACACCATAACCCCCGCCGAGGTAGGGCATGAATTTAACCGGCTGATTGCGGGTTCTGAATTATACTTTATCGACAAGTGCTGTCATGCGCCCATGATGGAATGCCCGGACCGCTTCAACGAATTATTGGATAACTGGCTGGCCAAACATCCGGTTATTGAGTTAATAGCGTAGGTTTACTACGTGTAGTGAGGCAGTACGTTTTATTCACTATACTAAAACTTGAAAACTATGCAGGAATTTCCGTAGTTTTCAGCGAACAGTTTCAGTTGTTAAACGACATCAATATTTATGCTGGCTGCCGAACTAATAGATCCTATGCTTCCGGCTCTGAAGCCAACCGACCTGGTCGGTCAGGCTTTGGCGTGGATGGAAGAACACCGCGTCGGGCAACTTGTTCTGACAGATCAGGGCGATTACCGGGGTATCGTAAGCGAGGAATTGCTGATGGATGTTGCCGACGATGATCGGCCATTGAGCAACGTGATG is a window of Spirosoma linguale DSM 74 DNA encoding:
- a CDS encoding alpha/beta hydrolase fold protein (PFAM: alpha/beta hydrolase fold~KEGG: ccs:CCNA_03841 alpha/beta hydrolase fold protein), whose translation is MNYQIREEAGFRYVDEGQGEVLLLLHGLFGALSNWDSVINTFSDRYRVVIPLLPIYEMPIRQASLEGLVAYIEKFVVQKSLSDMTLLGNSLGGHLAILYTFKNPEQIRRLVLTGSSGLFENGMGGSFPKRGSYDYIAERVAYTFYDPKVASKELIDEVFEITSSIPKCMSIVAIAKSAQRNNVAKDLHKIQVPTLLVWGLNDTITPAEVGHEFNRLIAGSELYFIDKCCHAPMMECPDRFNELLDNWLAKHPVIELIA